From a region of the Alnus glutinosa chromosome 1, dhAlnGlut1.1, whole genome shotgun sequence genome:
- the LOC133871780 gene encoding uncharacterized protein LOC133871780, whose product MEELHMAAAAYYNNSSWQLQQLAGNFFGSMDMNGDGRVSFHEFVAFFRWDNPNNGDGSLDFYEVLTLYYIMKTRGVWCKNCKACLLGLYFTCVQFFDTASDPYDLCGACYTAWSFHHPHASFLDNYVLLRSKRGLPPGVANPNLVIKPMLAAFLLV is encoded by the exons ATGGAAGAGTTACACATGGCTGCTGCAGCGTACTATAACAATTCCTCCTGGCAACTTCAGCAGCTAGCAGGAAACTTCTTCGGCTCAATGGATATGAATGGGGATGGCCGAGTTAGCTTCCATGAGTTCGTGGCATTCTTCAG GTGGGACAACCCCAACAATGGGGACGGTAGCTTGGATTTCTACGAAGTCCTCACATTGTACTACATCATGAAAACCCGGGGTGTGTGGTGCAAAAACTGCAAAGCATGCCTTTTGGGACTCTATTTCACTTGCGTCCAATTCTTTGACACCGCTTCCGACCCCTACGATCTCTGTGGTGCGTGCTATACAGCATGGAGCTTCCACCACCCCCACGCCTCCTTCTTGGATAACTACGTCTTGCTACGCTCCAAAAGAGGCCTTCCTCCTGGTGTAGCAAATCCCAATCTGGTAATTAAGCCAATGCTAGCTGCCTTCCTCCTGGTGTAG
- the LOC133862494 gene encoding uncharacterized protein LOC133862494 — protein sequence MEDLHEAALAYYNNAPRDLQRLAWNFYLALDRDGDGQVSYSEYVQFLQQSYGWIRPNFFMDLDRNGDGSLDFWEVLTLYYVVKTRGSVWCQGCQSCLVGLYFTCVTCFDSGSRSYDMCPGCYKRRRFSHQHSYFLDNHVLLRAKRGLPPGFTNINLVLTPRPTVRSPAAMDNDGLMEAFQALEMGLAVEKSRTCAVM from the exons ATGGAAGATTTGCATGAGGCCGCCCTAGCTTACTACAACAATGCCCCAAGAGACCTTCAGCGACTAGCATGGAACTTCTACCTCGCCTTGGACAGGGATGGAGATGGCCAAGTCAGCTACTCGGAGTACGTCCAATTCCTCCAGCAAAGCTACGGCTGGATCCGCCCCAACTTCTTCATGGACCTGGACCGCAACGGCGACGGCAGCCTCGATTTCTGGGAGGTCCTCACTCTGTACTACGTGGTTAAGACCCGGGGCAGCGTTTGGTGCCAAGGGTGTCAATCGTGCCTAGTCGGGCTCTACTTTACGTGCGTTACTTGCTTTGACAGTGGCTCCAGGAGCTATGATATGTGTCCTGGGTGCTACAAACGAAGGAGGTTCAGTCACCAGCACAGCTACTTCCTGGATAACCATGTCTTGCTTCGGGCCAAGAGGGGTCTTCCACCTGGTTTTACAAACATCAATCTG GTACTCACTCCACGACCTACGGTTCGTTCTCCGGCTGCTATG GATAACGATGGATTGATGGAAGCATTTCAAGCATTGGAGATGGGGCTTGCTGTGGAGAAATCGCGTACTTGTGCCGTAATGTGA
- the LOC133862394 gene encoding uncharacterized protein LOC133862394, protein MNMEELHMAAAAYYNNSASHLKQLAANFFYSMDTNGDGLVSFDEFYNFFRQSGYNWIDPNFFRSLDRNRDGSLDFYEVLTLYYVMKTRGVWCQNCKACLMELYFTCVQCFDTAPTTYDLCASCYYKREFCHYHATTDPSFLDNYVLLRSKRGLPPGEANLNLALVPQPYAANAPERSSWWTAFQALDMVLSVGNILASCSIM, encoded by the exons ATGAACATGGAAGAGTTACACATGGCAGCTGCAGCGTACTATAATAATTCCGCCTCTCATCTTAAGCAGCTAGCAGCAAACTTCTTCTACTCAATGGATACGAATGGAGATGGCCTAGTTAGCTTCGATGAGTTCTACAACTTCTTCCGGCAAAGCGGTTACAACTGGATTGACCCCAACTTTTTCCGTAGCTTGGATCGTAACAGGGACGGTAGCCTGGATTTCTATGAAGTCCTCACGCTGTACTACGTCATGAAAACTCGTGGTGTGTGGTGCCAAAACTGCAAAGCTTGCCTTATGGAACTCTATTTCACTTGCGTCCAATGCTTTGACACCGCTCCCACCACCTACGATCTCTGTGCTTCCTGTTATTATAAACGGGAGTTCTGCCACTACCACGCCACTACTGACCCCTCCTTCTTGGATAACTACGTGTTGCTACGGTCAAAGAGAGGGCTTCCCCCTGGTGAAGCAAATCTCAATCTG GCACTAGTTCCACAACCTTATGCTGCAAATGCACCTGAAAGG AGTAGTTGGTGGACGGCATTCCAAGCATTGGATATGGTGCTTAGTGTCGGGAATATTTTGGCTAGCTGTAGCATCATGTGA